DNA from Rubrobacter naiadicus:
CTGGACATCATCCCGTTCTTCGGGTCGATACTCGGCGGGTTGCTGCCCGCCCTGCTCGCCCTCACGATCTCGCCGGTGAAGGCCCTGGAAGTCGTCGTCCTGTTCTTCATCCTCAACCAGATCGAGGGCAACCTGCTTCAGCCGAGGGTCATGGGACAGCAGATAAAGCTCCCGGAGGGTGTGATCATCGTATCATTTCTCGTGATGGGGACGCTGATAGGCCCGGTCGTCGGTACGCTCATCGCGGTGCCGACCGCGGTGCTGGTGGGGGTCATCCTGGATGAGCTGACCGACCCCGTAGAGGAGGCCAGCGGTGAGGAAGAGGCTGGAGAAGCGGTGAAACCTTCTTCCGGAGAAGGGCCTTGACCGAGTTACTCTCGGACATCAGGGTTGCCTTGTGCCGGGAGGCCCTGGTCCGGGTCGTCTTGAAGGTTCGGGAGAACGACCTCCTCGGGCTCGCCGGACAGCTGGCTTATTCCTTCCTGATCTCCTTCTTCCCCTTCCTGATCTTCATAGTCTCGCTGGCCGGGCTGGCCGTGAGCAATCCTCAGACCGCCGTGGAGCGTCTGATCCACCGCACCTCGGGGTTCCTTCCGGAGGAGGCGACGACGCTTCTTGCGACCTACGTCTCGCGTACCCTGCAGCACACCAGCACCAGCGTACTCGTCGGTGGCATCCTGGGCACGCTGTGGCTGGGCTCCGGGGCGGCGATCGCGATCACCAAGGCCGCCAACCGGGCCTACGACCTGAGGGAGAACCGCCCTTTCTGGAAGCTGCGGGGGATCGCCGTCCTGATAGCCCTCGGGTTCACCGTCATGATGACGGTGCTGACCCTGGTGGTCTTCAAGGTGCTGGTCTACGCGCAGGGGGCTTCGGGCTCCCACGCCCTGCTGCGCTACTGGAACGTCGGGCGCTGGTTGCTGGCGTTCGTGGTCGTCACCCTGGCGCTCGACGTGGTCTATTATCTCGCTCCGAACGCGCACATGCGTTACAGGTGGGTGACCGTGGGAGGGCTCATCGCCACCGTCCTCATGTTCGTCATGAGCGGGGCCCTGAGCTTCTACGTGACCAACCTGGGCAACTACGGCCGTATTTACGGGCAGCTCGGGACGGTGGTGATCCTGATGGTCTGGCTCTACCTCACGGGGCTCGCGGTTCTCGTCGGGATAGAGGTGAACGCCGTCACCACCCGCCTGAAGGAGGAGAGGCGGCGGGTGAAGCTCGTCCATCCTAAACACCCGCGTGACCTCTAACTATCCTCCCCGAACCTCCTCCAGTGCACCCGGACGTCACGTCTCCCGACCGACCCGCGCACTTCTATGACCTTCTTCTCTCCGGCTTCGAGGTCGAAGTAGTCGTCCGAGGGGCGCCCGTCCGGTGCCTCCACGTGGACGAAGTAGAGGTATGCTGGGGCTTCCAGCGTGACCCGCAGAAGATCTTCCCCTCCCTGTTCTGCCGTGATCTCGGGGACGGCCTCCGGCAGCGCGAGGTCTTTTATGGCGCGGAAGAAGTGCCGGTTTTTGGGGAAGAGGCCACCGTCCGACCGGACCGAGAGGTAGCGGTCGTTCCCACCTTCGACCCCTTCCCACCGCACGACGGGCCTGCTGGCGTTCGCCGGAACGCGGAGCGTGACCTCCTCTTCCCGCAGGACTTTCCCGGCGAAGGTCTTCAGCGAGACCAGTGCCCGGTCTTCCGCCGGTCTCGTGGTGTCGTTGGTGACCCAGAGCTCAACCGTGCCTTCCTCTGTCTCTTTGAACGAGGCGAGGACGGGCGAGTAGGCCCTCTTCGCGTAGTGGTAGCCGGCCTTGCCCCGTCCGTAGTAGTCGATGATGCTCCACGAGAGACCGGGCCAGCAGTCGTCGAGCTGCCAGATGAGGGTGCCGGAGCAGTGGGGCTTGCGGCGCCGGAAGTGCTCGATGGCGAACTTGAGGCCTTCGGCCTGGGAGATCTGACTGTAGTCCACGTACTCCTCGAGCGTCTCCGGCAGGCCCGTGACGGTGAGCATGAGGTTGTCTCCCTTGTCCTTGGGCTCGTCTTTGTTGTGGTGGTCCATCGAGGGGCTGTGATGGTAGAGCTCCTCCTCTGGTATGACCCGCTTCAGGGTCTGGATGGACGGCGCGGCGTGCATCCCGAACTCGCTTATGAAGCGCCCCTCGTCCTCGGCGTAGCGCTCATACGAGACGTTCTGGGGTGTGGGCTCGCGCCGGGGACGCTCCCCGAAACGCCGGGGGAAGCTGCCGTGCCAGACGTCCCAGTTGTGCCGGTCGCCGTCCTGCATGGAGTTGTGGTCGTCGCCCCCGTACGGCGAGCCGGGCCAGTAGGGTGTCCTGCCGTCGTGCTCGCGCACCACCCGGGGCAGTATCTCGTCGTAGTAGAGCGAGCCGGGGACCTTGCTCCCCGGCTCGTCCCAGTGCTTCTGGTCGTGGATCCACTGGTTCTCGTTGTTGCCGCACCAGAGGGCGAGGCACGGGTGGTTCCTGAGCCGCTTTACCTGGTACTCGGCCTCTGCTTCGACCTCGGCGGCCATTTCCTCGTCCTCGGGGTAGGCGGCGCAGGAGAACATGAAGTCCTGCCAGACGAGCACCCCACACTCGTCGCACGCCTCGTAGAAGGCGTCGTGCTCGTAGACCCCGCCGCCCCACACCCGGAGCATGTTCATGTTGGCCTCCC
Protein-coding regions in this window:
- a CDS encoding YihY/virulence factor BrkB family protein, which translates into the protein MTELLSDIRVALCREALVRVVLKVRENDLLGLAGQLAYSFLISFFPFLIFIVSLAGLAVSNPQTAVERLIHRTSGFLPEEATTLLATYVSRTLQHTSTSVLVGGILGTLWLGSGAAIAITKAANRAYDLRENRPFWKLRGIAVLIALGFTVMMTVLTLVVFKVLVYAQGASGSHALLRYWNVGRWLLAFVVVTLALDVVYYLAPNAHMRYRWVTVGGLIATVLMFVMSGALSFYVTNLGNYGRIYGQLGTVVILMVWLYLTGLAVLVGIEVNAVTTRLKEERRRVKLVHPKHPRDL
- a CDS encoding glycoside hydrolase family 2 protein yields the protein MLERWRIGDFAPGDGFAAGAHEERFPEEGWIGAEVPGDVHTALLRAGRIEDPFYGRNEGRCSWVEEREWWYRTAFTGPEEPLGEDERLRLVFGGLDTFATVWLNGKELGSHENMFREAVFDVSEEIRFGRENVLAVRFDPPLERVSGREVPGWAVNEARRVLMRKAQFGYGWDWGPRLPTVGIWRPVELRRERGAALSGVHFYTLELGCDRALVAVRVEAERFAGRGRLGVRARLASPAGGEVAAGVVDLRGEERPRGTLYLEIKDPEPWWPNGLGEPALYGLRVELQAGGEVLESREQKVGIRTVELDQSPDPDEPGSRHFRFVVNGVPVFARGANWIPADSFPGSITPGRYRALVLAAREANMNMLRVWGGGVYEHDAFYEACDECGVLVWQDFMFSCAAYPEDEEMAAEVEAEAEYQVKRLRNHPCLALWCGNNENQWIHDQKHWDEPGSKVPGSLYYDEILPRVVREHDGRTPYWPGSPYGGDDHNSMQDGDRHNWDVWHGSFPRRFGERPRREPTPQNVSYERYAEDEGRFISEFGMHAAPSIQTLKRVIPEEELYHHSPSMDHHNKDEPKDKGDNLMLTVTGLPETLEEYVDYSQISQAEGLKFAIEHFRRRKPHCSGTLIWQLDDCWPGLSWSIIDYYGRGKAGYHYAKRAYSPVLASFKETEEGTVELWVTNDTTRPAEDRALVSLKTFAGKVLREEEVTLRVPANASRPVVRWEGVEGGNDRYLSVRSDGGLFPKNRHFFRAIKDLALPEAVPEITAEQGGEDLLRVTLEAPAYLYFVHVEAPDGRPSDDYFDLEAGEKKVIEVRGSVGRRDVRVHWRRFGEDS